The sequence below is a genomic window from Leptospira inadai serovar Lyme str. 10.
AACCGATCGCTCTCTCGGACGACGAATTAGGCGATTTACTATCTTCGGGATCGGAAGAACCTTCCGCCTCACTCTCTTTAAACGATTTGGAAATTCCGGAAGAAGAAATGGACCTAGCTATGGGCGAACTTGCGGCTTCCGACTTCGATTTCGGAGCCGACTTGGAGGCACCGACCCTTTCGGACGAAGAGGAATCGATATCTCTACCTGTTAACGAATTCGGTGATTTTGCGATTTCGGAAGATGAAAACGATCCGTTCGCGCCTCGAGTGTTGGATGAGGTAGGGGATGAGGATGTAATTCCTGCATCCGACTTTTTAACGGAGGAGGGGGAATCGGAGGAGCCGATTGCTCTTTCCAACGACGAATTGGGAGATTTACTTTCTTCCGGAGAAGAAGAGGCTGCGGAAGTTGCGGTAGAACCGGACTTCGGAGATTTATCATTTTCCGATATCGATGAGGGCCAAGAAACGGAACATCCCACGAAGGAGATGGATCTTCTTTCCGACGAAGAGGCCGACGAACCGATCGCTCTTTCGGACGACGAATTGGGGGACTTACTTTCTTCCGGAGAAGAAGAAGTTGCGGAAGTTGGGGTAGAACCGGACTTCGGAGATCTATCTTTTTCCGATATCGATGAGGGCCAAGAAACGGAACGTCCGATGAAAGAGATGGATCTTCTTTCCGACGAAGAGGCCGACGAACCGATCGCTCTTTCGGATAATGAATTAGGGGATCTATTATCATCCGCGGATGAGACGATGCCGTCCGCAGCGAACGAACCCGATTTCTTCTCAGAAGCCGACGAACCGATTGCCCTTTCCGAAGACGAATTAGGTAATTTGTTATCCGAAGAAGGAAAAGAGGAATCAGCCTCCGAGTTCATGCCGGAGGAAGAAGACGAAGGCGGGCCGATCGCGTTGCCGATCAATGAGTTGGACGAACTCGGAATGTCTTCGGAACCTAAAACCGATTACGATATAGATTGGGACGGACCGGTTGCGGATTTGAACGAATTGTCGGAGATCGAACCGGTTGCCCCTTCCGACTGGGATCTGGGAGAAGAAGCCGACGAACCGATCACTCTTTCGGACGACGAGCTGGGTAATTTACTGGCCGATGAAGAACCGGTGGGTATGGAAGTTGGAGAATTGGACGCATTGCTTTCCGAGCCTCCTCCTGCTTCCGATTTGGATGCGTTAGGCGCTACCGGGGACGAGGCTCTCATTGCGGATTTGAATTTTTCGGAAAAAGAAGGTCATCTCGACAGTATACCGACGATCGAGGCGTTACCACCGGATCCGGAACTGCTTATCGTACTGGATGAATTCGCCGACGAAGGAGAATTATCTCCTATCGAAGAAATTCGTCAGACTGCGGCTCCTGCCAACGAGGGAACTCCTACTGGCGCGGATGCAAGCGAAGTCCAACCCTCTCAAGAAGAGATGAAAAGAATTCTGCTTTATCTCGACGAATTGTTAGGTAATTTACCGGACGATATGATTCGGGAATTCTCTCGTTCCGACTACTTCGAACTTTATAAGAAATTAATGAAACAAATCGGCGTCTGACGACTATGGGTCTTCTAGACAAAGTCAGTCGTATGATTCGTTCCGAGACGGCTGTTCCGGCCGGAGATTCCGGTTTGCCTTCGAAGTCCGCGGCGGTTTCCGAAAAACCCTCCTTATTAAGAAAGTCCATGGCAGCCAGGGCCAAAGGTCTTTTGGAAAAGGCAAAGGAATTCACCGGTAGAAAAGAACCGGAAGAATTCCACTCGGCGTACGGAGACCCGGCGGAATTCGAACCGGCTCCCCTGTCCGCGTCCGCAGAAGACGAATTTTCCTACGATTCCCCCGACGCCGCATCGGAATTCGCTCCGAATTCGGAATTCGAGCCGATAGATGAGGATCGAGAGCCGGACTCGGAACTTCCCGAAATCGATTTTCCGGATTCTACGTTCGAGGATTTGGAGATCGGTTCGGAAAAAGAAGATCCGCTTTTAAATGACGCAGAGTCGTTCGCGCCAAGTCATACCCCCGATACTTCGTTTAACGATTTGCCTTCCTTCGAGCCCGATGAGACGGAAGCGCCCGCAAAGGTTGAACTTGAATCCCCGATTTCCGAACCGGAATCGTTAGGCGAGGCGGACAAAATCGAGGATCCATTCTCGGATTGGATTAAGGACGCTGAGACGCAGGCGGTTAAGGAAGCGAATCGTCCTCATCGTAAAGAGCAGGAGGAAACCGAAAAAGCCGAGTTCCTTTTTGACGACGACTCCGATTATTCCACGTTGCCCATCGATTTACAGATCGCTTCTCGGAAGAAACTTGAAAATTATCTGTCTGTCTTCGAGATCTCGAAAGAAATTGCCGCGTCCAAGGACTTTACTAGTTTTTTTGAAAACCTATCCTATTCGATTTTAGGCCAAATCGGAGCCGAAGCCGTCGTGATTTTCTCTTCTACCAACGGTGATTTTGACGCACTAAGAGTCGTGGACGCGCAAGGATTGGATGCGGATCCGAGCTGGGTATTGGAATCGGGCGATGAAATTTACCAAGCAGTCCGTCGCGCTCCTTCCGTAATTTATGCGAAAGAGATGCTTACGCTGCTCGTTCCTAGGAAGGAAAAGGAAATTTTGGAAAAAACTTCCGCCGAACTTCTAGTGCCGATTCGGAATCACGAGGAATTTTACGGAATCATTCTTCTTACTAAAACGGTTGCCGGCGAAGATTATACGATAGAGGACCTCGAATTTCTTAAGATCGTAGGCGAGATCTCCGGCTCGGTTTTTCGGCGCATTATGGACTCGGAAGCTGTCCATCAGGAAAACGATCATCTAAAGGAAGTTTTAAAAAGTAACGAAAGAATTTTATCGACTGCTCGTGATTTGGCTCAAGTTCGCGATATGGACGAGGCTTACGATCGATTGATCGAAATCCTGAAGAAAGAACTCGGATTGAGAAGATGGACTTTACTTCTTTTGGATCGGATAAACAGAAAAGAATATAAGATTTTTGGAACGAACCTATTGACTCCGGATACGATCGGAAAATTTAGATTAGGATTAGATTCCAATCTAGTCGGGATCGTCGCGAATGTTCCGGGAGTTTTTAGGATCGCAAATTTTAGAAAAAATCCGGAACTGCTCGCTCAATTGACGAACGACGAATTAGGACTGATGCGCGAGTTCGATATTCTCCCGTTTTTAAATTTGAATTGGCTGGTCGGAATGCTAGTCATTCACGAAACGGAATCTCCTTGGACCGATACCGATCGAGAATCCGCGGTCGGTATTTCCGAAATAACGGCCCCCATCCTTTCCAATTTATTGATGTTGGAAGAACGCGACGCCGTGTTCAGAGATCCGTTCAGCCCGGTAGAATCCAAGATTAACGAAGCGATTGCGCGTGCTTCTAAGATCGGAACCCCGTTTAGCCTTACGGTCTTCAAGGTTCAGAATGCGACTCGAGTGGTTAGAATGAAGGGTGCCGGTTATTTTGCCTATTACTGCGAAGAATTAAGAAACGCAATCCGAGAAAATTTGGGAGAGAGTGATTATTGCTATAGGGTCGGACAAGGCAAATATGTCGTAGTATTGGACGGTAAGGACAGAGAGGAGACTCAGATCGTAGTGCGTAAAATTCGGAATCGAATCGTTGAACTAGATCGTCAAAGCAAAGATTTCCAAACTTCGACCGCCAATCAGACCTTATGTTTCCCGGCTGATACGAAGGAAAAAGAACGATTACTTGAACTGATCGAAGAATCGTAATTTTCTTATGCTATTTCACTCCTTGGGATTCTTACTCTTCTTCGGAGTAGTTTATTTCCTATACAATCGCTTTAATACTCGGGGTCAGAATCTTTTACTACTAGTTTCCGGCTTGGCGTTTTACGTTTCCTGGGGTTGGCAGCCGACCTTGATTTTGGTATTTTCGGTTCTCGGAAATTTTCTCGGAGGACTTTGGCTCTCTAAAGCAATCGATTCGCGCAAAAGTTTGGTCGCTGGAATCCTAATCGGATCGAATCTCGCTCTTCTCGGTGTCTTTAAGTATAGTTCCTTCGGCGCCCAAATATGGAACGATCTAGTTTTTATGTTCGGTGGAGAAGGAATTCGGATACCGAAGCTTTTGTTGCCCTTGGGGATTTCCTTTTATACGTTTCATAATATAAGTTATATCGTCGAAATCAGAATCAATCGAATTCGGGCTTCGACCGATCTCGTACAATTTTGCGTTTATGATTTATTTTTTCCGTTGCTTCTGATCGGTCCGATCGAAAGACCGAATTCCCTGCTTCCTCAAATCGCAAATCCTCGCATGATAGAAAACGAGGAAGTCTGGGCCGGGTTATGGCTGTTTTCTTGGGGGATTTTTAAGAAAGTCTTTGTCGGAGACAATCTGCTCTTCTTTGTGGAAAAAGTTCTGCAACCGGGAGTCGTTTGGCCCGACGGAATCGTGTGGTGGTTGGCTTTCGTGATGAGTTTACAATTATACGCCGATTTTTCCGGTTATACGGATGCAGCGAGAGGATTGGCGAGGATGCTAGGTTTTAAACTCACCAATAATTTTAATTTTCCTTATCTCGCCTCGAATCCCACCGAGTTTTGGAAGCGCTGGCATATTTCCTTATCGAGCTGGCTACGAGATTATATATATATTCCCTTAGGCGGAAATCGTTTAGGCCTCGTTCGGCAGATCCTTAATATCATGTTCGTCTGGCTCTTGGGAGGATTATGGCACGGTGCGGCATATGGATTTTTAGTTTGGGGTTTGTTTTGCGGACTCCAGATTTCCTTCTATATAATCGGTGCAAAGACTTTGGGTCGTGCGGAATGGACTTCGAATATCTGGGTCCAAAAAACGAGTCGATTCGTCGGGACCGTTCTGACATGGACTCTGTTTTCGTTCGGTTTAATTCTTTTTAATATTACAAGTCCGAGCGATTGGCTTCCGTATTTCCATAACGCATTTTCCGGTTATTATTGGTCGCTGGAATTGGCGTTCAAGGTCCTCTTTTTCGGAATTCCGTTAATATTCGTGGATATTCTACAAATCAGGGCCGGAGGTTCGGATGAATTTTTTTCCGGTTGGAGCCGGTCCGAATCATTCTTAAAATATTCGGTCATCGCCTTTTTATTCGCGTTATTGTTTATGAGCGCGGGCGTTTTCGAGAAAAAAGTCTTTTTCTATTTCCAGTTTTGATATGAGAGAATTAAGGAAACATAAAATACTTCTTCGGTTGGGGACGTTTCTTTTTTTGCTGATCGTGGCGTCCAATTTTCTTTTCGAATATTTGTTGCCGTTTCAGGAAAAGAACGCTTTTTTGTATGATCTGTTGCGGAAACGCTTCGAAAGGCGGTTGGCTTACGGTGAGATAAAGAACCAGGAACCCACTTGGCTTTTTCTGGGAGATAGCCAGTTGATGAGCGGTATAAATCCCACGGAATTGCAAAGATCCCTAGGGAAAAGGATCCTTTTTTTACCGCGACCTTCGGAACAACCGGAAGGGATCCTGATTCGGATAAAGGAACTTCTTTCGTCAGGATTAAGACCCGAAAGAGTATTCCTGAATGCGAACTACTTCAATACGGCGGATGTGGACATCGTTCCGGCTCATCGTTCCCTCGTGCTGAATTACGATTCTTTTCGTTGGAGCATGTATTGGAATTCTCAGGAGAGAACTTTTTATTTTCGGAATATAGGAGACGCTTTATTTTTCGCTCTGGCAAGAATATTCCCTTTGATGAAATTGAATTCGGCGATTTCTTCGGAAATTCGCACGATTCCTAAGACGGAGCAATTTCCGGAGACGGACCCTAGACTATCGGAAATTTTATCCATAAATCCGATCGAGCGATGGAAGGCGAACCGGGATAAGAATGAACGACTCGTCGCGGAGTTGGAGCGAAACGACGGATTTTTGGAATGGAATAATTCGGAGACGTACACGGGCAAGTGCGTTCCGAACGATTCTCCTCAGGCCTTGCCGGGCCGGGGCTGGGAATCGAATTATAAAAAAATACGTGCTTCCTCGCTTGCGGCCTGGAGGTCGATTTTTAAAATATTACAAAAAGAAAATATTCCTTTCGAGGTGTTGCTGATTCCTTCCCGCCCCGACTTTGTTGTTGCCATCGGAGGAGATAATGCTCTGTCGCAATTCGAAACCGTTTTAAAGGCGGATGGTATTCCGCTTACAAAGCCGGAAGAACCTTTCGAAATCTCCGTTTTTGGAGACTACACTCACCTGAATGCCTGTGGCGTGGAAAAATTCACTCGCTGGTTCAGAAAGCAGAGGACAGAGGACAGATAATTATTTCTATTACCCTGACAACAATTTTTTTAAAAACGATTTATGTTGGAACTCCTACACCGAGAAAGAAGGGCCGAGGAAAGATCCACTGTTAGCATAAGAATTTTTCTCTATAGCATGGAAACCCGGCTCGCCAATGTTCTGTCTTCCGTCCTCAGTCTTCCGCTATAGTATGCTAGTCAGTTTTAATCCGTTTTTTGTGGAGTCCACTAAGTCATAGAACTTCTTGAACAAATACCTACTATCATTCGGTCCGGGGGCGCTTTCAGGGTGGTACTGTACGGAGAGCAAAGGATAGCCGGATTTTAAAATCCCTTCGACCGTTTCGTCATTCAGATTTACGAAAGATACCGGTTCTTTTTCCGAGGATTTTGCGACCACTGCGAAGCCGTGATTTTGAGAGGTGATTTCCACTCTGCCGGTCGCCATATTCTTGACCGGCTGGTTTCCGCCTCTATGACCGAATTTCATTTTTTCGGTCTTCTTGCCCATGGCTAGACCGATGATTTGATGGCCTAGGCAAATTCCGAAGAGTGGATATCCTTTTTCCAAAATAGCTCTCGTGGATTCGATGGCATAGGTACATGCGGCAGGGTCTCCGGGGCCGTTGGACAAGAAGAATGCATCGACCCCGTCTTTCATAATTTCGTCGGCAGAAGTTTCCGCCGGATAGACGGTGACTGCGAATCCTGCCGCATCTAAAAGCCGAAGAATATTGGTTTTTACCCCGTAATCGTAGACTGCGAGCTTGTATTTCTTCCCTTCTATGGTCCCGAATTCGTATTTATGATTGGTGCTGACTATTTTTGCGAGATCCGAGTTTGCAATTCCCGGAAACCTCTTCACTTTCTCCAAAAAGGAATTCGAATACTCTTCGGCTACGAAGATGCCTCCGTTAGGCGCGCCGTTCGTACGGATAAAGCGAGTTAATTTCCGGGTGTCTATTCCTTGAATCCCGGGAATTTTATATTCTTTCAGAAATTGTGAGAGAGTTTTTTCGGATTTGAAGTTAGAAGGGCGATCCACATACTCTTTCACGATCATCCCGCTTGCTTGGATCTTAGAAGATTCCATGTATTCCGGACTGATGCCGTAATTTCCGATCATGGGGTAGGTGAGCGTTATAATTTGATCGGCGTAAGACGGATCCGTTAAAATTTCTTGGTATCCTGCCAATGACGTATTGAAGACGATTTCCCCGACAGATTGGGTCTCGTAGCCGAAGGACTCGCCTTCGTATACGTCCCCGTTTTCCAAAACCAAGAACGCTTTCATATACGGACAGGGTTGTCCGGCGTAGATAGGGGTCAATCGAGAAATAGAGAATAGGAAGTAGGCTTCGATTCCGATTCGATCTTAGGAGGATAGGGCGAGCGGGATGACCTTATGCGTTCTAAATGGTTGAGGAAAAACCCCGCCTTTGGCGTCATGGAACAAGGGCTGGGTAAAGAACTGTGGAAGTTAGCAATAAGATCGTAAAATTCGTTCTGCCTGACGGCAGCCAGAAAGAGGCCTCAATCGGTTCCACGTATAAGGAATTTATAGAATCGAATCTCCCATTTTTAAAGAATAAGGCCTTGGCAGTTCGTTTAAACGGAACCCGGGTTCTGGATTTAAGCCGTACCATCGATACGGATGCAAGACTGGAAGTACTCACGTTTCAAGATAAGGAAGGTTGGGAAACCTTTCAACATTCCGCCGCTCACTTACTCGGGATGGCAGTGCAAAACCTATATAAGGATGCAAAGCTAACGGTCGGTCCCGTGATCGAAAACGGGCCGGGTTTCTTTTACTATGATATAGATTTCGGAGATTCGGTAATTACTCCGGAAGACTTTCCTAAGATAGAAGTCGAGATGAAAAAAATCGTGGAAAGCGATTACGAAGTATTTCGTAAAGTCTTGGATAAGGAAGAAGCCGTTTCCGTTTTTAAGAAGATGGGCGAAAATTATAAGATCGAGATTATCGGTCAAATTCCCGACGAACAAGTTTCCATCTACGGAATGGGGGAATGGTTCGATCTTTGTCGCGGCCCGCATATCCCTCGTTCCGGTTTTCTAAAGGCGTTTAAGTTGACCGCTCTTTCCGGGGCGTATTGGAAAGCGAATAAAGAAAATCGAATGTTGACCCGTATTTACGGAGTCGCATTTCCTTCCAAAAAGGAATTGGACGAATACCTCTTCCGATTGGAAGAGGCCAAGAAGAGGGATCACCGCAAGCTCGGGAAGGAATTGGATCTCTTCTCGTTTCAACCCGAGGCACCGGGATTTCCGTTTTGGCATCCTAAAGGAACGATCCTCTGGAATTCGCTGGCGGACTATATTCGAAAAGAATGCGCTAAGCGAGGATACCAGGAGATAAAGACCCCCGCCGTTCTATCCTCGGAGCTATGGCGTAAAAGCGGCCACTGGGATAATTTCTACGAAAATATGTATTTCGTATCGATTGATGAAGAGGAATTCGCCATCAAGCCGATGAACTGTCCCGGCTGCAGTCTGATTTACAGGCATCATTTACATTCTTATCGCGAGCTTCCGCTTCGATTCGCGGAACTCGGCAGCGTGCACCGCCATGAACTTCATGGAGTTTTGCACGGACTCTTTAGGGTACGAGCATTTACTCAGGATGACGCTCATATTTACACTCCGCTTGATTTTATGGAATCGGAAGTCGTGGACATCATCGACTTTACGTTTCATGTATATAGAAAATTCGGATTTACTGAATTTAAAACATATATCGCGACCCGCCCCGAGAAATCTCAGGGCAAAGACGAGGATTGGGAATTCTCCACGAATGCTCTCAGGCAGGCTTTGGATAAGAAAGGAATTCCTTTCGAAATTAAAGAAGGCGAGGGCGCCTTTTATGGACCGAAGATCGAATTCAATATTAAGGATTCTATCGGAAGAATGTGGCAATGCGGAACGATCCAAATCGATTTTTCCATGCCTGATCGTTTCGAGTTGGATTATACCGATTCGGACGGATCAAAAAAACGTCCAGTGATGATTCATAGGGCCATTTACGGATCTTTGGAACGATTCATCGGAATTTTAACGGAACACTTCGAAGGGAAATTCCCTCTTTGGGTCTCTCCGAACCAAATTCGAATCCTAACCGTGACCGATACGGTTCAGCCGTACGGACAAGAAGTCTTAAAGAATTTAATAGACCTGGGCTTTAGAGTCGAAGCGGATTTTCGTAACGAAAAAATCGGATCTAAAATTCGGGATTCTATATTAAAAAAAGCTAATTATATACTCGTCTTGGGCGAAAAGGAAAAAGAGTCGGGTACTGTAGCGGTTCGGAAGAGGGGATCGGAGGAGACGATCAGCCTTTCCTTTGCAGAATTTGTAATGCAGTTGGAGTCTGAGATTCAGAGGACAGAGGACAGAGGACAGAGGACAGAACATTGATGAGCGGAGATTCCATGTTCTGGAGAAAGATTCCTGTGGTTACAGGGGATTTTTCCCTACTCCTGTAACTTTTCCGACATCGGGCAGCTACTGTCTAGCGTGAGCAAAGCGAATGCATCTGTCTTTCAGAGGACAGAAGACAGAGGACTGAGGACAGAACATTGGTGATCGGAGATTCCACGTACTATAGAAAGATTTTTATGCTAAGAGTGGATTTTCCTCCTTCCTCTATTACTTTCCTAACATCTAGCAGCTACTGTCTTCAGGTGCGCCAGGCAAAGTCTGGGATTTCCAATGGAGGGAAGGCCTCCATCCTGCTCCTTGTTCATTCGGCAGGTAGCGAAAAGAGCCTTTGTAACGGTAACGGAACAAAGGAAGCCTCTCGTAGCAAAGAAATGAGCCATAGCGAAAGCGAACCAATGCTTGAAGCCTCGTAACAGAAATAAGTGGTATTAGCCAGTCTCTCTGAT
It includes:
- a CDS encoding MBOAT family O-acyltransferase, translated to MLFHSLGFLLFFGVVYFLYNRFNTRGQNLLLLVSGLAFYVSWGWQPTLILVFSVLGNFLGGLWLSKAIDSRKSLVAGILIGSNLALLGVFKYSSFGAQIWNDLVFMFGGEGIRIPKLLLPLGISFYTFHNISYIVEIRINRIRASTDLVQFCVYDLFFPLLLIGPIERPNSLLPQIANPRMIENEEVWAGLWLFSWGIFKKVFVGDNLLFFVEKVLQPGVVWPDGIVWWLAFVMSLQLYADFSGYTDAARGLARMLGFKLTNNFNFPYLASNPTEFWKRWHISLSSWLRDYIYIPLGGNRLGLVRQILNIMFVWLLGGLWHGAAYGFLVWGLFCGLQISFYIIGAKTLGRAEWTSNIWVQKTSRFVGTVLTWTLFSFGLILFNITSPSDWLPYFHNAFSGYYWSLELAFKVLFFGIPLIFVDILQIRAGGSDEFFSGWSRSESFLKYSVIAFLFALLFMSAGVFEKKVFFYFQF
- the carA gene encoding glutamine-hydrolyzing carbamoyl-phosphate synthase small subunit; this translates as MKAFLVLENGDVYEGESFGYETQSVGEIVFNTSLAGYQEILTDPSYADQIITLTYPMIGNYGISPEYMESSKIQASGMIVKEYVDRPSNFKSEKTLSQFLKEYKIPGIQGIDTRKLTRFIRTNGAPNGGIFVAEEYSNSFLEKVKRFPGIANSDLAKIVSTNHKYEFGTIEGKKYKLAVYDYGVKTNILRLLDAAGFAVTVYPAETSADEIMKDGVDAFFLSNGPGDPAACTYAIESTRAILEKGYPLFGICLGHQIIGLAMGKKTEKMKFGHRGGNQPVKNMATGRVEITSQNHGFAVVAKSSEKEPVSFVNLNDETVEGILKSGYPLLSVQYHPESAPGPNDSRYLFKKFYDLVDSTKNGLKLTSIL
- the thrS gene encoding threonine--tRNA ligase, encoding MEVSNKIVKFVLPDGSQKEASIGSTYKEFIESNLPFLKNKALAVRLNGTRVLDLSRTIDTDARLEVLTFQDKEGWETFQHSAAHLLGMAVQNLYKDAKLTVGPVIENGPGFFYYDIDFGDSVITPEDFPKIEVEMKKIVESDYEVFRKVLDKEEAVSVFKKMGENYKIEIIGQIPDEQVSIYGMGEWFDLCRGPHIPRSGFLKAFKLTALSGAYWKANKENRMLTRIYGVAFPSKKELDEYLFRLEEAKKRDHRKLGKELDLFSFQPEAPGFPFWHPKGTILWNSLADYIRKECAKRGYQEIKTPAVLSSELWRKSGHWDNFYENMYFVSIDEEEFAIKPMNCPGCSLIYRHHLHSYRELPLRFAELGSVHRHELHGVLHGLFRVRAFTQDDAHIYTPLDFMESEVVDIIDFTFHVYRKFGFTEFKTYIATRPEKSQGKDEDWEFSTNALRQALDKKGIPFEIKEGEGAFYGPKIEFNIKDSIGRMWQCGTIQIDFSMPDRFELDYTDSDGSKKRPVMIHRAIYGSLERFIGILTEHFEGKFPLWVSPNQIRILTVTDTVQPYGQEVLKNLIDLGFRVEADFRNEKIGSKIRDSILKKANYILVLGEKEKESGTVAVRKRGSEETISLSFAEFVMQLESEIQRTEDRGQRTEH
- a CDS encoding GAF domain protein, with amino-acid sequence MGLLDKVSRMIRSETAVPAGDSGLPSKSAAVSEKPSLLRKSMAARAKGLLEKAKEFTGRKEPEEFHSAYGDPAEFEPAPLSASAEDEFSYDSPDAASEFAPNSEFEPIDEDREPDSELPEIDFPDSTFEDLEIGSEKEDPLLNDAESFAPSHTPDTSFNDLPSFEPDETEAPAKVELESPISEPESLGEADKIEDPFSDWIKDAETQAVKEANRPHRKEQEETEKAEFLFDDDSDYSTLPIDLQIASRKKLENYLSVFEISKEIAASKDFTSFFENLSYSILGQIGAEAVVIFSSTNGDFDALRVVDAQGLDADPSWVLESGDEIYQAVRRAPSVIYAKEMLTLLVPRKEKEILEKTSAELLVPIRNHEEFYGIILLTKTVAGEDYTIEDLEFLKIVGEISGSVFRRIMDSEAVHQENDHLKEVLKSNERILSTARDLAQVRDMDEAYDRLIEILKKELGLRRWTLLLLDRINRKEYKIFGTNLLTPDTIGKFRLGLDSNLVGIVANVPGVFRIANFRKNPELLAQLTNDELGLMREFDILPFLNLNWLVGMLVIHETESPWTDTDRESAVGISEITAPILSNLLMLEERDAVFRDPFSPVESKINEAIARASKIGTPFSLTVFKVQNATRVVRMKGAGYFAYYCEELRNAIRENLGESDYCYRVGQGKYVVVLDGKDREETQIVVRKIRNRIVELDRQSKDFQTSTANQTLCFPADTKEKERLLELIEES